The genomic interval taatgttacTTTTAGTCCTAGTTTTATTTATAGACTATTATATCCataagaaaatggaaatgaaaattcagaTGTGTAATTTGTTTTACTCCAGGTGGTCTATTAGTAAAAGCTATTACCATGACCCAATGAAGTGAACATCTTACGAATATTTTCCTAACATGTTCTGTCATATCTGTTTATTAATGTTTTGATAGTAATGCTTATAACATAATTATATATGAGATATCTGATAATTAAATGAAGTGGGCTATGGCTGCTTATTAAAAGTTGTTTTTACTTTGAGGAAGTATTTAGTTCTTGTTCCTTCAGGAGTTTGATTTCTCATgctgatattttaatttcttctgtggATGATGTATGTGAGATTCAGGTCCTTTCCTGtcttcaaaagagaaaatagaaaaaggaagaaaagaaaaaaaggaaaaaagcacaagtCAGGGGTAAACTTTACATAACCTTACATGCCGTAACTTTAATATATCATAATTAAGCCACATAATATAGCATAACATAATCATAAATTCCTGTCTTGCAATGATTTATTTCATTCCAGTGAACAAAAACTTGGTTCACCTACAGCAGTGAAGCACAGCCTCGGGAAATCTACAATTTTATTCTCTGCTTattagagagagagagaaaatatggTCTTGGCAGCCCTGTGTTGTGGTGGTGTTACCCATTTTAGTGTTACTCATTTTAGTGTTTTTATGCGTTTTTAGTTTTTACTCATTTTCGTGCTGTTACTCATTTTAGTGCTGTTACTCATTTTAGCGTTTTTACTCATTTTAGTGCCTGGTCGCTCCAACTGCGCTCATTTCTCGCTCGTTTTTTGAGGCAGATCCATCGCGCGTGAGACGCGTTCCAAGGATTTCGTTTAGAAGGTGAAATTTGACGGGAAATTTGAGGAACTTCTCAAAGTTTTAATTAATCGAAAGGCCCTGGCCGGAGCCGCTCTCTGGGCCCTCAGGGCGCTCCTCCGGCCGCTCCTGCCGCCGCTACCGAGGGTGGCACCgaggtgctgccagccctgaggggaGCGAGTGTTCCTTGTGTCCCTTGTGTCCCTTGTGTCCTTTCTTGTCCCTTATTTGTCGTCCCTTGTCCCTTTCCCTTGTCGCCACAGTCGCGGCCCGTCATGGCCATTGCCCGCCTGAAGGGGAAGCGGCGAGGCCGGGGCGTCCTGGGCGCCTCGGTGCCCTCAGGCTCTGGGGGGATCAGAAAGGCTTAAATCCCCTCGGATATCGAATTTAAATCCCATCGGATATCGAATTTAAATCCCCTGGGATATCGAATTTAAATCCCCTCGGATATCGAATTTAGGCCGGCCCGGGACTCCCCGCCATTCCCCCGCCGCCTCCAGCCCTTTGAGGCGCTGCCTCCCCCGTGAGAGGAGCGCCCTTGCAGAGGAACCAGCTGCAGGTTTTACaggtttttatttaaacattctTCCCAGCGTGACATCTCAGCAAACATCTCGTGCTTTTCGTGAGGCAGCCATGGCGAGCAACTCgcaaaaagcagacaaaaatagaaataaaagcaaaaagatggaggtgagcagtgctgtgtgagGGAGGACCCCCCTTCCCATGTCCTCCTCTGGACTGAAGGAACAGAGATCCACGGCACCTTAGGGAGGTTTAGGGGagcagaaattactttttctgtGTAGGGAAATCGCAGTTTCTCTGAGGGCTTGAAGCCCAACAAAATCGGGTAAGCACTGGGATATATTTATGTAGAACTTCTTGAGAACGAACTTCTGAAGTGCACCAGCTTTTACTGAGCTACATATACTACATATATCAGTATATAGatataaatgtgtgtgtatatataaataaatgcgTATATATAGAGACATCTCAATCTGGTACTTCCACCCACTCCCCAAGATGCTCACGATACTGTGAACCCACTTTCATTTTCTCCAAAAACATCCTCAAGGTCTTTTtaaaccttttctttctctcagttAAACTCCGTGCAAAGCTTGTTTTAAATCCCAGAACTGTGTTTTTCCTAATGTGCTCTGTTGTTAGAATGAAGCTTCAGAAAATCCTCCATTGTCTGACAAAACAGATTTGGCTCCTTCTGAGGACTTGCAGTCCCTTTTCAAGACTGAACCACTGGAAAAGGTTTTAAATGGTGATGTAGTAAATATACTGGAAGTAAGTATGGAATGACCTAATTTCATCTTGAGATTCATCcaaatgtttaaataaaattatctttttctttcttaacagagatcagcaaagaaattaataaCTTGCTGTCAAAATATGCTGACACTATAAGGCAAGTTAACTTTGTGTAATTTGCACAGCAATTTTTAAGTTCTCTAGATAAGATGGATGGGTGGCTGCAGTTTAGGAAAATTAACACTGAAAACTGTCAAGCAgatcttgaaagaaaaatggtgGCTTTTATTACAACAGAGGATTAATTTGGTCAGAAACTGTGTATTGATAGACGAccaatttttaagaaaacataaaagtaGTGAGAAAGTTAATGGCATTAGCACTGATTTTAACTACAGATTTCTTCACTTTAGTGCAAGAATAGCATTGGATTCTTCTTATGTCCAGGAACTTGATGAGATCCTAAAAGAAGCCAGGGCCATAGAAAAGCATTTGAAGCAGAAAAGGGAGAAGCTGAAACAGAGATTCGCTGTCATCGCCAATAGTCTGCAAAGCTAAATGGAGTTTGTTATGAAAACGTAGAGCCAAAGTTTTGTTCGTGTATGAAAACAAATCGGGATGAGTGTTGTGATATCTGTTTCTTGtataaatatttctgtcagTTCAGGAAACTTCCAACAAGTTAAGCAGCTACTTAGTGTTTAAATACATAGTGTAGTGGTAGTTAATAAAACCAATTCTGAATACCTGTTTTAAATCCTGTGACTCAAGGGATTAAGACATTAAGCTATGTTAACCCATTAAACATagcaaaaaaagcatttctatgAAATATAGACATTTATGATGTAAGTGGAAAATTACCTCAGATTATTTAATGTTAACCATTTTCTGGTtatgagttgttttttttttcctttctacttaaaaaaaaggtgttttttttgctaaaatctTAGTAGAATATACTTGCAATGTTATTTCAATTTGGCCTCAGAATGTAAACAGGCTGAAAAGATCAGCTAAGAAATAAGAGTTCTATAAAGAACTTTGAGAAAGTATAAAGTCTTAATTTCAAATGCATTGTAATACTGGTAATAGGTGTTATATTTCAAGGCCATGTAGTTATAAAACATAATCAAAGCCTTGCTGTTGATGTCAATAAGTAAATAGATAATGTTAACACGATCTAGAATTACAGTGTTATTTTATTTAGCTTCATGAATGTTGTTTGTTCATATTCAGTCCTTCTGAGAACACTGAgccctttttatttcttgtcaTTCTactcttgttaaaaaaaaaaaaaaaagatgaaagatgGAATGTACAAAGGACCACTTGTACTAAGTATGGGGCTCATGTAATAAAGAGAAGTGCTGAACCAAGATATATTTCCATCTCTCCCCCAGTAGTGTGCAGTGATTTCCTCTCTAAATCCTCTCAGACCTAATCCaccctcctttccccctttcctgaGCTCCCAGCCAAACGTGCTACGTGTCACAGTGACACGATTTACAGCAAAGAATGAGAGGAACTGGACATGCAGGGTGAGATTTAGATGCCTAAAGATGCAAGATATGTCCTTAGCAGGATTTTCAAAGTGCCTAAGCATGGTGTAAGCGCCTTACCCGCTTAGGAATTTTGGAAAATCCCATAAGGTGCCTATCTGCATCTTTAGCATCTAAAGGCTTTCCAAAGTCTCACCACTGCTCTGCTATCATATTTAGTAGTCtcctattttttccctgatACTCTCAGGCTGCTCTGTTTATACAGAGAAGATTTAGGAAGTgacatttcttaaaatattgtGCTGGGTGTTTCTGAAACCCTGGCTCATCTGCAGTGATGACACAACCCGGAGTTTCCCAATGACGCCTGCCAAGGCCCTGAACACAGACATTTACCCACAGTTATTTATGAATTATAAGGAAAACTTACACAAATCTAATTACTGAGGAGCATCTGCCTGTTACTGCATTTGAGCCGTTTGCTCTTGGGGAAATGGTGCAACCTCTTTAGAGCATCTGGGTTTGGATTATC from Ammospiza nelsoni isolate bAmmNel1 chromosome 24, bAmmNel1.pri, whole genome shotgun sequence carries:
- the TEX12 gene encoding testis-expressed protein 12, whose protein sequence is MASNSQKADKNRNKSKKMENEASENPPLSDKTDLAPSEDLQSLFKTEPLEKVLNEISKEINNLLSKYADTISARIALDSSYVQELDEILKEARAIEKHLKQKREKLKQRFAVIANSLQS